Sequence from the Nocardiopsis sp. YSL2 genome:
GGTGCAGGCCACCACCGCGATGCGCCTGGCCGGTTCCACCCGCGACCGCCACGGGCGCTCCACCACCCGCTCCTTCCGGGCGTCGTTCCTCTCGGCCTTCGCCGATCGGATCGGCGAACGGCTCATGCTCGCCTCCCACACCGGTGAACGGGAGGCGGTGCGCGAACACGCCCGGGCGGGGACCGACCTCGTTCCGGTGCTGGCACGGCGTTCCGCACGCGTGGAGGAGGCCTTCCACACCACCTTCCCCGAGGTGGAGCAGACCGAACTGAGCATGCCCACGAACGCCCAGGGCTGGGAGGCCGGGTGGGCCGCCGCGGACGCGGCGACCCTGCACGCCCGGGACCGCGTCACCAGCTGACTCCCTCAACGGTGCCGGCAACGCGGCGGTACGCTCCACGCCGTGCCGCGGGCACCGCTACGGCCACCACCCGGTGCACGCCCCCGCGGGCACCGGACCCGGGAACGCGCCCGGGCACGCCCGCTCCCACGGCCGTCCGCACACCGTCTCGCGCCGGCGGCGGTATCGAGCACCTGCGCGTACGCGCTGGTCACCCGAAGGACGCCGAGGGCTGGAAGGGTGTGCGGTTCGTGCGCCACCAGGGTCAGGGCGACCGCGAGCACCAGCGCACAGTGGACGGCGAGCGTCGGAAGTCGATCCGGCATGCCTCCACCCTGGCAATCCTCACGCGTGGTCGTGGGGCGATCACACCACGCACCGTGTCCGGTTCAGGCCACGCCCGGAGCGCATGACCACGACCGGACCAGGGAAGACGGCCCGGCCGGCCCCGGGCCGCACCGTGACGGCACGGGAACCCCGGCCCGCCAAGGCTTTCGGGTTGCGCGTGAGGTCCGATCACCGGAACACTACGGACGACACTCCCTCAGACCGGAAGGCGATTCCGTGACGGACGCTCCGCTCATCGACACCACCGTCCCCCACTCGGCACGCGTGTTCAACTACTGGCTGGGCGGCAAGGACCACTACCCCGTGGACCGCGACCTGGGCGAGCAGATCAAGGCGAGCTCCCCGGAGATCGTCGCCCTCGCACGCGCCGACCGCGACTTCCTCGTCCGCTCCGTCACCTACCTGGCCAAGGAGGTGGGCATCCGCCAGTTCCTGGACGTGGGAACGGGCCTGCCGACCGCCAACAACACCCACGAGGTCGCCCAGCGGATCGCGCCCGAGTCCAAGGTGGTCTACGCGGACAACGACCCCCTCGTGCTGACGCACGCCCGTGCCCTGCTCACCAGCTCCCCGGAGGGCAGCACGCACTACCTCGACGCCGACCTCACCGAGGCCGAGGCGCTCCTGGCCCAGGCACGCGAGCACCTGGACTTCTCCCAGCCGATCGGTATGACCATCATGGGCACCCTGGGCCACTTCCCCGCCGACGACGCGACCTACGCGATCGTGCGGGCCTACGTGGACGCGCTGCCCTCCGGCAGCTACCTGGCCCTGTGCGACAGCACCGACACCAGCCCCGAGATCGTCGAGGCGGCCGAGCAGTGGAACGCGGAGGCCGCCGCTCCCATCCACCTGCGCACGGTCGCCCAGCTCGAGCGGTTCTTCGACGGGTTGGAACTCCTGGAGCCGGGCGTGGTCTCCGTCCCCTTCTGGCGTCCGGCGTCGACCGACCTGGGCACCCCCTCCGAGGTCGCCCAGTACGGCGGCGTCGCGCGCAAGCCCTGAGCGATCGCAAGCCGCGCGTCGCGGGGCCGGGCCCCACGGCGCGGCGGCACGCACAGCGGAGACAGACCCCCCGCGCGGGAGGCCGGGGACGGTACCGCCCTCATGCCCCGGCGCCCCCCGGAGAGCTCTCGGGGCCTGCCAGGGAGGCCAGTTCCAGTGCCGCTTCCTGGGCCTCCACCAGCGACGTCAGGGTCGCGTCGTCGTGCGGGGCGGCCGCCCCGGCCCGCAGGGTGGACTCGGTGATCTCGTCCAGCCGTGCGGCCGCCCGGCGGTCCTCGATCTCCAGCTCCGCCGCGCCCACCTTGCCCGCGTAGTCCTCCAGCCGCGCGATCCGCCACAGCACGGCGCGCACGTCCTCTTCGAGCGCCGCGCGGGCGCGTTCGGCCGCCCGGCGGCTGCGCTCCCCCGGCGTGGGCACGGCCGCGATCTGGCGCCGCGACCCGGTGTGCCGTTCCAGGCTCCGCGCGATGGACCACTCGATGTCGGCGAGGACCACGCGGTTGCGCGCCGTGTCCAACAGCAGGCCCCGGTCGTGCAGGGAGGATTCGAGCACGGTGTCCACGGCGCGCTGGGCCCTGCCGAGCAGGTCACGTGCCTGGTCGTCGAGGGTCTGTGGGTCGACGAACCGGTCGGCGAACTCGGCGGTGACGTCCTCGCGGGTCTGCGCCCGCTCGGTGCGGCTCGCGGACGACCCGCTGGCGATGCCCCGCACGACCAGCACCACGGTGGTTCCGGCGAAGAGGACGATGAGCGCCGATACCGGCCCCGCCGCCAGCATGGTGGCGTACGCGAAGGCAGCGAGGGAGAGGTAGGCCAGGCGCACGCGCTTACCGATGTGCGGGTTCGACTCCGCCGACGCAGGGCGGTCCAGAGCGCGGGCTCCGCCGTGTCGCCGACCGCCCAGCGCCACACGCAGGCGGTCCGCGTCCGTGCGATCGAGGTCGGGGTGCAGGGTCGCGCGCAGGGCCCGACCGGCCGACGCGCCCGGAAGCCCTGGCCCACCGGGCCCGCGCCACGCGTCCGGCTCGACCGGCAGTCGGCTGCGGGCCTGTCGGCCTCGCTCGGTCAGCCGCCAGTCGTCGTCCACGTCCCCGGCGGTGACCAGCCCGCGGCGCCGGAGTCCGTCCAGTGTCGGGAGCCCCGCGTAGACCCGCACTCGGAACACACGGCGGTCCGTGGGATGGGGTTCGGCCTCGCGCAGGGCCTCCGCCATCGCCCGGGAGATCCGCACACTGTCTCCGCCGGGGAGGATGAGCTCCATGGGGCCCTTTCGCGGTCGCCAGGATCGTCGATCAGGCACGGCACCCGTCGTGGCGCTTCCGCATCGCCGCGATCCCCGAACGGCCGCCGACACCTGAGCCAGACTAGCGCCCGGACGTCCGCCACAGGGGGTGGTCGCGCACGTGGGATCGGCCGATCCGACCGCCCCGGCCGCCTCTGGGTCCCGGCCACCGCCCCGGGCCACCTCGTCCCGGTGCGGGCTCCGGCGGCGATCAATGGATGGACCGGGCGCCCCAGCCCAACGCGACCGCCGTAGTCGGCGACATCGCCAATCGTTCCTCGCTCAGAATCGGCCACCCAAGCGGAGAGGACCGCCGAAGCGCAGATCGGCGATGGTGGACAGGTCGATGCCGTAGCGGGTGTAGACCTTGGTCGTGTTCTCTCCCGTCAGGTCCGCCTCTGCATAGCCGAGCAGCGCCGCGATGCGCACCACCTCGGCACGACTGTCCGCCTCGATCTCCAGGTAGGCGGGGATGCGCGGCCAGGAGTCGATCTCCAACTGTGCCCCATCCAGGGTGAAGCTGTGCCTGCGGTTCTCCTGATACGCCTTGGGGGCGTAGCCGAGCTTGCCCAACAGAGCGTTGGCGGTCTCGAAGTCACCGACGGCTGTCTCCGTCTCGTGAGTGCCTCCGATGGCGTCGGAGTCGATCTCCTTGACCGTGAGCGTCACCTCGGTGCCGGTGTCGCGCAGACGTACCCATCGCGAAGCATCACCGGGTTCGATGTCGTAGACGTAGCGGCGCTGGAGCACCTCCCCCAGATCCGCACCGCCCTTGTCGAGAATGAGCCGGGCGACCTGGTCCGGGTCGATGTCCACGACCTTGGCCTCGTACTCGATCGCGCTCATACTGTTGGGCTTCCTTCCGTGCGGTGTGTCGTCGTGGGCGAAGGGGTGGGGGCGCAGTGGTTGGCTTCGAGCCTGTCATGGTCGGCTTGGCGGAAGCGGAGGATCTCGGTCCTCACAGGGCCGTTGAGGAAGTCGTCGATCGGTTGGCACAGGTCCATGCGTTGCAGGCGCGCACCGGCCAAGTAGTTCCCCGGGTCGACCACGGCGGGCGTGCCCTCGTTGTGGCAGAAGGTGCAGGTCATGCCGTCTTCCCAGTTCAGAGCACTTGCCGACCACAGCTCAGGCCCGCACGGAGTCGTGCGGGTAGCCGACTTCGACCTTGTTCCGTGTCCCCACTCCGCGATGCGGCCCCAAGCGCACATCGCGCAGAGGTAGAGGGGTCCGAGGAGCAGGAGTCGGGCAGCGTCTCCCTGGTCCGACACAGGTGGGCGCCGTTCCAGGCCCCTCCGCCGTTCCCGACCGGGCCGACAGGGCCGCGGGCGGTCACTTCCGCTTCGCTGCCCTGCGCTTCTTACGTTCCGATGGGCGCAGGAGGAGGCCGATGAGCAGGCCGACGAACGCGGTGGCGGTCAGCGCGGCCCACTGCGGGGCCTCCAGGGAGAAGAACAGGACCTGGATCTCGGTCGCGTCCCTGTTCTGCGCCACGAAGAAGACCGCGATGACGATCAGGATCAGCGCGACCCACAGCCGGGGCGGAACGGCCGACACGGAGAAGCGCCTCTCGGATACGGGGTTCCCACTGACCGGTCCCCCCGCGGGTGTGGAAGCCGCCATGGAATCATCTCCCTGTTCGACGCGACGTCGGTGCCGAATGCCCGGCAGCCCTCGTTCACGGGCGTGTACGGCATTCCCCGCGTCCGATATCGCCGAAGACAATGGAGGGCCAAATCCTGCCCCGTATCCGGCGGGGCGGGCACGGACGCCCGCACCGCTCAGGCGCGGAACCGGCGCATCGTCAACCACGAGGAACCGGCCGCCGAGCGAGGCACGGCGGCCCGCGGCGGGACCGCCCCGCTCACCACGCGGTGCTCAGCAGGTGGTTGACGAGCAGGGCGGTCGCCGCCTGCAGGGCGAGCCACACGCGGTGGTCGCGGTGGGGCAGCAGCGCCGCCGCCGGGACCAGCCACAGCACGAAGG
This genomic interval carries:
- a CDS encoding LapA family protein, whose amino-acid sequence is MAASTPAGGPVSGNPVSERRFSVSAVPPRLWVALILIVIAVFFVAQNRDATEIQVLFFSLEAPQWAALTATAFVGLLIGLLLRPSERKKRRAAKRK
- a CDS encoding class IV adenylate cyclase translates to MSAIEYEAKVVDIDPDQVARLILDKGGADLGEVLQRRYVYDIEPGDASRWVRLRDTGTEVTLTVKEIDSDAIGGTHETETAVGDFETANALLGKLGYAPKAYQENRRHSFTLDGAQLEIDSWPRIPAYLEIEADSRAEVVRIAALLGYAEADLTGENTTKVYTRYGIDLSTIADLRFGGPLRLGGRF
- a CDS encoding SAM-dependent methyltransferase; the protein is MTDAPLIDTTVPHSARVFNYWLGGKDHYPVDRDLGEQIKASSPEIVALARADRDFLVRSVTYLAKEVGIRQFLDVGTGLPTANNTHEVAQRIAPESKVVYADNDPLVLTHARALLTSSPEGSTHYLDADLTEAEALLAQAREHLDFSQPIGMTIMGTLGHFPADDATYAIVRAYVDALPSGSYLALCDSTDTSPEIVEAAEQWNAEAAAPIHLRTVAQLERFFDGLELLEPGVVSVPFWRPASTDLGTPSEVAQYGGVARKP